One Ogataea parapolymorpha DL-1 chromosome VI, whole genome shotgun sequence DNA window includes the following coding sequences:
- a CDS encoding CAP-Gly domain-containing linker protein 1: MHNINDRVVLNGVEGTIKYIGPTQFQPGEWIGVELDQPAGKNDGSVAGVRYFQAQDKHGVFVRPAMLQSPNSSDIRLKVIIRSLEDKLLKLRSDMSDLMAQLELSKSTVVSLEESLEREIMEKMTLSDRLAALQDKTNEISVNSVRRGDVDSGQIEHYVKELAKLKESNDQLQSKVLSLADAEVIIDSLTVQNADLTDELSKCKVAIKELESLLELDKDLEQSHLEIGNELRAEIKQAYEKLEQEQAHVKTLETKVAKLNQLLQQKHSQPEKSGVSSESTEKLLSQLKHHDSQILQLKHQLEIQQVLHKAEHLALEEYSNLLSRSEGGSENLQQMAQLVRFKVLCHQFEDYNISQLGQVASIDDYFHQSQCLRDAFSLGRLALEAGCIIKTCEYHREVPSALVKQVSGLLERFDKMLEAHEYHEDLIFPFEGPVKNREEVLKQMLLAVHKLEYCLLLSGLLQDGLSLNGTRYGFSAVKAAIEDLMGQLDGHIRALETLEKNGQGLMNGPNIRFESIDDLFAALCDLDERIRAGEQITLFGEPIRISPTRLTLPEFEIVEIPASTSWFIGHREVQDDTASEKQAQIIEELQMKISVLQAKLSKHQTEELQLIQLSKSFEELQLENQKLNKEYMGAQEKYKTILKQLDETTKKLQLYGDDKTRGVYEEFMRLDKMQLINEISSLRTLVTKLDTSRTIQNRDLQFACDLLPDLSPIKWDLGTNIEEMVSADELSANIKHFQIPKITENNSNALNGYTKMLNILMG, translated from the coding sequence ATGCACAATATCAATGATAGAGTGGTGTTGAATGGTGTGGAAGGAACTATTAAATATATAGGTCCGACCCAATTCCAGCCAGGTGAGTGGATTGGAGTTGAGCTTGACCAACCTGCTGGAAAGAATGATGGTTCTGTTGCTGGCGTGAGATATTTTCAGGCACAAGATAAACATGGTGTCTTTGTTCGTCCTGCAATGTTGCAGTCGCCCAACTCGAGTGACATTCGCCTGAAGGTAATCATTAGATCCCTAGAAGACAAGTTGTTGAAACTACGGTCGGATATGAGCGATCTTATGGCTCAATTGGAATTATCAAAAAGTACTGTGGTTTCCTTAGAGGAATCATTGGAGCGAGAGATCATGGAAAAAATGACACTTTCTGACCGGCTAGCTGCCTTGCAAGACAAGACAAACGAGATCTCAGTCAACTCAGTGAGGCGTGGAGATGTTGACAGCGGCCAAATAGAGCATTATGTCAAGGAACTCGCCAAGCTAAAAGAATCCAACGACCAGCTTCAAAGCAAAGTATTGTCTCTAGCTGACGCGGAGGTAATTATTGACTCGCTAACAGTTCAGAACGCTGACTTGACAGACGAACTCTCAAAATGTAAGGTTGCGAtaaaagagctggaaagccTTTTGGAACTTGATAAAGATCTGGAGCAAAGCCATTTAGAGATAGGAAATGAATTGCGGGCTGAAATAAAGCAGGCATATGAAAAGTTGGAGCAAGAACAAGCTCACGTCAAAACTCTTGAGACGAAAGTTGCAAAACTTAATCAGCTACTTCAGCAGAAGCATTCGCAACCAGAAAAATCAGGTGTTTCAAGCGAATCGACCGAAAagcttctttctcaattGAAGCACCACGACTCTCAAATATTGCAACTAAAACATCAGTTGGAAATACAGCAGGTCTTACATAAAGCAGAGCActtggctttggaagagTATTCGAATCTCCTTTCAAGATCTGAAGGAGGCTCAGAAAACCTACAGCAGATGGCCCAGCTTGTGAGATTTAAAGTTTTGTGCCACCAGTTCGAAGATTACAATATTAGTCAACTAGGACAGGTTGCAAGTATTGATGATTATTTCCACCAATCACAATGTCTTCGAGACGCCTTCTCATTAGGCCGTCTTGCCTTAGAAGCTGGTTGTATAATAAAAACTTGCGAATATCACAGAGAGGTGCCATCTGCTCTTGTGAAACAAGTTTCTGGACTTTTGGAAAGATTTGATAAAATGCTTGAAGCACACGAGTATCACGAAGATCTCATATTTCCATTTGAAGGTCCTGTGAAGAACAGGGAGGAGGTCCTCAAGCAAATGCTGCTGGCTGTCCATAAACTTGAATATTGTCTTCTTTTGAGTGGTCTACTACAGGACGGATTATCATTGAACGGAACAAGGTATGGTTTTAGCGCCGTGAAAGCTGCTATTGAGGATTTGATGGGGCAGCTCGATGGTCATATTCGTGCACTCGAAACcctggagaaaaatgggCAAGGGCTGATGAATGGGCCTAACATTCGATTTGAAAGTATAGACGATCTCTTTGCTGCTCTTTGCGATCTAGATGAAAGAATAAGGGCTGGGGAGCAGATCACTCTGTTTGGAGAGCCGATTAGAATATCCCCAACTAGGCTAACCCTCCCTGAATTTGAAATTGTCGAAATTCCAGCATCCACAAGTTGGTTCATCGGACACAGAGAGGTCCAAGATGATACAGCGAGCGAAAAACAAGCTCAGATTATTGAAGAACTTCAAATGAAGATCTCTGTTCTTCAAGCAAAGTTGAGCAAGCACCAAACAGAGGAATTGCAATTGATACAGCTATCTAAGTCTTTTGAAGAATTACAGTTAGAGAATCAAAAACTAAACAAAGAGTACATGGGAGCACAGGAAAAGTACAAAACAATTTTGAAACAGCTTGATGAAACAACCAAGAAGCTGCAACTCTACGGGGATGATAAAACTCGTGGAGTGTACGAAGAGTTTATGCGACTAGATAAAATGCAACTCATAAATGAAATTTCAAGTCTGAGGACGCTGGTAACCAAGCTTGATACTTCCAGGACTATCCAAAACCGTGACCTACAGTTTGCCTGTGACCTTTTACCTGACCTTAGTCCAATTAAGTGGGATCTTGGTACCAATATCGAGGAGATGGTGAGCGCTGATGAGCTATCTGCCAACATTAAGCACTTTCAGATCCCAAAAATCACAGAAAATAACTCAAATGCATTAAATGGCTACACCAAAATGCTCAACATCTTGATGGGATGA
- a CDS encoding Pre-mRNA-splicing factor ATP-dependent RNA helicase PRP43, which produces MGESSRPKKRSKITETSIPQIAAEKAEHELAIHPHMREKEELEVYNGGEFDISKRNKTTAKFAKKLEDGEKNPFTGKPFSQKYFDILKVRRELPVHAQRDEFLKIFHKTQIMVFVGETGSGKTTQIPQFVLYDEMPHLRGTQVACTQPRRVAAMSVAARVADEMDVTLGEEVGYSIRFENKTSKKTILKYMTDGMLLREAMEDHDLKRYGCIILDEAHERTLATDILMGLLKHVSVRRPDLKIIIMSATLDAEKFQSYFNDAPLLAVPGRTYPVEIYYTPEFQRDYLDAAIRTVLQIHATEDEGDILLFLTGEEEIEDACSKISLEGDHLIREEGCGPLSVYPLYGSLPPHQQQKIFEPAPQPFKPGGKPGRKVIVSTNIAETSLTIDGIVYVVDPGFSKQKVYNPRIRVESLLVSPISKASAQQRAGRAGRTRPGKCFRLYTEEAFQKELIEQSYPEILRTNLSSTVLELKKLGIDDLVHFDFMDPPAPETMMRALEELNYLGCLDDAGDLTALGRLASQFPLDPMLAVMLIGSPEFKCSEDILTIVAMLSVPSVFVRPSGKSAKAAAEEAKKVFAHPYGDHLTLLNVYNAFKSEEAQEIGISKWCKNNFLSYRSLKSAENVRWQLSKLMEKYDLELNYTDYDNPKHHLRLRKALVAGFFMQVAKKKSAGKGYITVKDNQEVLIHPSTVLGQQDEWLIYNEFVLTSKNYIRTVTAIKPEWLIELAPKYYNLDHFQKGDVKLSLERVKARVDRK; this is translated from the coding sequence ATGGGGGAATCATCAAGACCTAAGAAGCGCTCCAAGATAACTGAGACGTCGATTCCTCAGATagctgcagaaaaagcagaGCACGAACTTGCTATTCATCCTCATATGAgggaaaaagaagagcttgaagtCTATAATGGAGGTGAATTTGACATTTCTAAACGTAATAAGACTACAGCTAAATTCGCCAAGAAACTTGAAGATGGTGAGAAGAACCCGTTCACAGGTAAGCCTTTTTCGCAAAAATACTTTGACATCCTGAAAGTTCGTCGAGAATTACCAGTTCACGCTCAAAGAGACGAGTTTCTGAAGATTTTTCATAAAACTCAGATCATGGTTTTTGTTGGTGAGACAGGTTCCGGTAAAACCACACAAATCCCTCAATTTGTGCTTTATGACGAGATGCCGCATTTGAGAGGCACCCAAGTTGCATGTACACAACCTAGAAGAGTTGCAGCTATGTCGGTGGCAGCCAGAGTGGCAGATGAAATGGATGTGACTCTAGGAGAAGAAGTTGGTTACAGCATCAGATTCGAAAACAAAACATCGAAGAAGACAATCCTGAAGTACATGACCGATGGTATGCTTCTCAGAGAGGCGATGGAGGATCACGATTTGAAGAGATATGGATGCATAATTTTGGATGAAGCGCATGAACGTACGCTTGCAACTGATATTCTCATGGGACTTTTGAAACATGTCAGCGTTAGAAGACCAGACCTAAAAATAATCATCATGTCTGCCACTCTGGATGCCGAAAAATTCCAGAGCTACTTCAACGATGCTCCATTGCTGGCAGTTCCTGGTCGTACTTATCCCGTTGAAATTTATTACACTCCTGAATTCCAGAGAGATTACCTGGATGCTGCTATCCGTACGGTCTTGCAAATTCATGCCACTGAAGATGAAGGTGACATATTGCTGTTTTTGACAGGTGAAGAGGAAATTGAAGATGCATGCTCGAAAATATCTTTGGAGGGTGATCACTTGATCAGGGAAGAGGGGTGTGGGCCGCTTTCTGTCTACCCGCTGTATGGTTCACTGCCCCctcatcagcagcagaagattTTTGAACCAGCCCCACAGCCATTTAAACCAGGTGGAAAACCAGGAAGAAAAGTCATTGTGTCCACCAATATTGCGGAGACTTCCCTGACGATTGATGGTATTGTGTATGTGGTTGATCCAGGATTTTCGAAGCAAAAGGTTTATAACCCAAGAATAAGGGTGGAGTCGCTTTTGGTTTCACCCATCTCCAAAGCCTCGGCGCAacaaagagcaggaagagctggtcGTACGcgtcctggaaaatgtTTTCGTTTATACACAGAAGAGGCCTTTCAGAAAGAGCTTATAGAGCAGAGCTACCCGGAAATTTTGAGAACCAACTTGTCTTCCACCGTGTTGGAACTTAAAAAACTAGGCATTGATGATCTTGTGCATTTTGATTTCATGGACCCccctgctccagaaactaTGATGagagctttggaagaacTCAATTATCTGGGATGTTTAGATGATGCCGGAGACCTCACTGCACTGGGACGATTGGCATCGCAGTTTCCACTGGATCCGATGTTGGCTGTTATGCTGATCGGTTCTCCCGAGTTCAAGTGCTCGGAGGACATCCTGACGATTGTTGCTATGTTGTCGGTTCCTTCTGTTTTTGTTCGTCCATCAGGAAAGTCAGCTAAGGCTGCAGctgaggaggccaagaaggtgtTTGCTCATCCTTATGGAGATCATCTGACACTTTTGAATGTTTACAACGCTTTCAAATCGGAAGAAGCACAAGAAATTGGCATTAGCAAGTGGTGTAAGAACAATTTCCTGTCTTACCGATCTCTCAAATCCGCCGAAAATGTGAGATGGCAGCTCTCAAAGTTGATGGAGAAATACGATTTGGAGCTTAATTACACCGATTACGATAATCCAAAACACCATTTAAGGCTGCGCAAGGCATTGGTTGCTGGGTTTTTCATGCAAGTcgccaagaagaagagcgcAGGAAAAGGTTACATCACCGTGAAAGATAATCAAGAAGTGCTGATTCATCCATCGACCGTTCTTGGGCAACAAGATGAATGGTTGATCTATAACGAATTTGTTCTGACGTCCAAGAACTATATTCGTACAGTTACTGCGATCAAGCCAGAATGGCTAATAGAGTTGGCTCCAAAATACTACAATCTTGACCATTTCCAGAAAGGAGACGTCAAATTAAGTCTCGAGAGGGTTAAAGCGCGCGTGGACAGAAAATAG
- a CDS encoding Phosphatidylinositol N-acetylglucosaminyltransferase gpi3 subunit has product MKSYNIAMISDFFYPQPGGMELHIYHLSQKLIARGHSVVVITHAYDDRTGVRMLTNGLKIYYVPFFIIYRQTTFPTVFSLFPILRQILIRERIDIVHGHGTFSSMCHEAILHANTMGIKTVFTDHSLFGFADVGSILGNKLLKFTLTNIGHVICVSHTCKENTVLRASLDPSSVSVIPNAVIADDFKPAEVKPSLNKITVVVISRLFQNKGADLLTAIIPRLCSSRPDIHFLIAGDGPKFIDLEQMREKHQLQDRVELIGSIRHQQVRDVMVQGHIYLHPSLTEAFGTVLVEAASCGLLVVTTKVGGIPEVLPNKMTVFADPDEESLVDAVNLAVRKLKENKIDTSSFHEEVKKMYDWGDIAKRTEKVYNMVSEREAASLVDVLIKYYNCGPWAGLLFILCVVVDLFILEFLNWWWPESDIDKVKKWPRKKVQTGK; this is encoded by the exons ATGAAGAGTTACAACATCGC AATGATTTCAGATTTCTTCTACCCACAACCGGGAGGCATGGAACTCCATATATACCACCTTTCGCAAAAGCTCATAGCCAGGGGACATTCTGTTGTAGTAATCACCCACGCATATGACGACAGAACAGGAGTTCGAATGTTGACCAATGGCCTCAAAATTTACTATGTCCCGTTTTTTATCATATACCGACAAACAACTTTCCCAACGGTGTTTTCGTTGTTTCCCATACTTCGTCAAATCCTGATCCGCGAGAGAATCGATATAGTTCATGGTCATGGTACCTTCAGCTCCATGTGTCACGAGGCAATCTTGCACGCCAACACGATGGGGATCAAGACGGTCTTTACAGATCATTCGCTGTTTGGATTTGCAGACGTGGGTTCGATCCTGGGCAACAAACTGCTAAAATTCACTCTCACCAACATCGGTCATGTGATATGTGTTAGCCATACGTGCAAGGAGAACACGGTTCTGAGAGCCAGCTTAGATCCCTCTTCAGTTTCGGTAATTCCAAATGCTGTTATAGCTGATGACTTCAAACCTGCAGAGGTCAAACCGTCATTGAATAAGATCACTGTTGTTGTGATCTCGCGACTGTTCCAAAACAAGGGAGCAGACCTTCTCACCGCAATTATACCCCGATTATGCTCCAGTCGACCTGACATACACTTCCTTATTGCTGGCGATGGCCCGAAGTTTATTGACTTGGAGCAAATGAGGGAAAAACACCAATTACAAGATAGAGTCGAACTAATTGGAAGCATACGACATCAACAGGTTCGGGATGTGATGGTCCAGGGACATATATATTTGCACCCGTCTTTAACTGAAGCTTTTGGAACCGTTCTGGTTGAGGCTGCTTCTTGTGGTTTGCTAGTGGTAACAACCAAAGTTGGAGGTATTCCCGAAGTCCTGCCAAATAAAATGACTGTTTTCGCTGATCCGGATGAGGAGTCACTGGTTGATGCTGTGAATCTGGCAGTGAGAAAGCTTaaagaaaacaaaattGATACAAGCAGTTTTCACGAAGAAGTAAAGAAAATGTACGATTGGGGCGATATCGCCAAGAGAACAGAAAAGGTGTACAACATGGTTTCTGAGAGAGAGGCTGCCTCGCTTGTGGATGTGCTAATTAAGTACTACAATTGTGGCCCTTGGGCTGGCTTACTGTTCATCTTGTGCGTGGTCGTCgatttatttattctcGAGTTTTTAAACTGGTGGTGGCCCGAGAGTGATATAGACAAGGTGAAGAAATGGCCACGGAAAAAAGTCCAGACAGGTAAATGA
- a CDS encoding serine/threonine-protein kinase COQ8, mitochondrial yields the protein MSSKFLYQTYTLANGSSKVVKESVRVVVANCSLLSNFLGNDKLYADARAMSQKAKKQPLDEDNQQVDEYDVFQAAREKSKSVKQAEKKQNDILTNSKRPKNRKSDISNKREFGTTRFLNNEDSSKAKPKVIGEAEKADFEMSQSSVPSSRISRLFHYGTLAAGVGLDVLRQSAESYAKGQDPKPVGSMIMSPRNIERIARKFSRMRGAALKIGQMLSFQDASVLPPEIQQILLRVQNSAHYMPSGQLEKVISFELGDGWRSRYFASFDDVPIAAASIGQVHRAITKDTHERVVVKVQYPGVADSIDSDLDNILTLLTASRLLPPGLFLEKSVANARVELKWECDYLREAQNIARFGDLLKDDPVFVVPKVYHELSDEHVLTMEEMRGIEIMKKEWPQETKNWISSNIMRLTLTEIAKFRFMQTDPNWANFLYNEETNKIELLDFGACRDFKKDFITTYLNCLRASVKKDYDKVQTYSKDMGFLTGLETDSMTQAHVESIIALGEPFSPVDNKGSDYDFTNQTVTDRVRGNIKLMLNERLTPPPEETYSLHRKLSGAYLLCARMKAVVPCEKIFEDIVGLDYE from the coding sequence ATGTCTTCTAAATTCTTGTACCAGACATATACACTTGCCAATGGTAGTAGTAAAGTTGTCAAGGAAAGTGTTCGTGTGGTTGTTGCCAATTGCTCACTACTCTCGAACTTTCTAGGTAATGACAAACTATATGCCGATGCCCGGGCCATGTCGCAAAAGGCCAAAAAGCAGCCCCTAGATGAAGATAATCAGCAAGTGGATGAATATGACGTGTTCCAAGCAGCTCGCGAGAAATCTAAGAGTGTCAAGCAGGCtgaaaagaaacaaaatGATATTCTAACAAACAGCAAGAGGCCTAAAAACCGAAAAAGTGACATCTCCAATAAGAGAGAGTTTGGCACCACTAGGTTTTTGAATAATGAAGATAGCTCCAAAGCCAAACCAAAGGTCATCGGCGAGGCTGAAAAGGCAGATTTCGAAATGTCACAGTCATCAGTGCCATCTTCAAGGATCAGCCGACTATTTCATTACGGAACATTGGCTGCAGGAGTTGGACTCGACGTACTTCGACAGAGCGCCGAGAGTTATGCGAAAGGTCAAGATCCCAAGCCTGTTGGATCCATGATCATGTCTCCTCGGAACATTGAGCGGATTGCTCGCAAGTTTAGTCGAATGCGTGGTGCTGCGCTAAAAATCGGACAGATGCTTTCTTTCCAAGACGCATCAGTGCTGCCTCCTGAAATCCAGCAAATCCTCCTTCGTGTTCAAAATAGCGCTCATTACATGCCGTCGGGACAGCTAGAGAAAGTCATCTCttttgagcttggcgaTGGCTGGAGAAGTCGGTATTTTGCTTCTTTTGACGATGTACCTATCGCAGCAGCTTCCATCGGACAAGTTCACCGGGCAATCACTAAGGACACCCATGAAAGGGTTGTGGTCAAAGTTCAATACCCCGGAGTGGCGGACAGCATAGATTCTGACCTTGATAATATTTTGACTCTTTTAACAGCATCCAGACTGCTTCCACCGGGATTGTTTCTCGAGAAAAGTGTCGCCAACGCAAGGGTCGAGTTGAAGTGGGAATGTGATTATCTTAGAGAGGCTCAGAATATTGCTCGTTTTGGCGACTTGTTGAAAGATGATCCTGTTTTCGTGGTTCCCAAAGTTTATCATGAACTAAGTGACGAGCATGTTTTAACGATGGAAGAAATGCGAGGTATCGAGATTATGAAGAAGGAATGGCCTCAGGAGACGAAAAACTGGATCTCATCAAATATCATGAGGTTGACGCTCACAGAAATAGCCAAATTTAGATTTATGCAAACAGATCCCAACTGGGCCAATTTCCTTTACAACGAAGAGACTAACAAGATCGAGCTTTTGGATTTCGGAGCATGCAGGGATTTTAAGAAAGACTTCATTACCACGTATCTCAACTGTTTGCGCGCCTCCGTGAAGAAAGATTATGATAAAGTCCAAACGTACTCCAAAGATATGGGATTTCTCACCGGTTTGGAAACTGACAGCATGACACAGGCCCATGTTGAGTCGATTATAGCGCTAGGCGAGCCATTTTCTCCGGTTGACAACAAGGGTTCTGATTATGACTTTACCAATCAAACAGTGACCGATCGTGTTCGCGGAAATATCAAGTTAATGTTGAATGAACGTCTTACACCACCTCCAGAAGAGACGTACAGTTTGCACAGAAAGCTCAGCGGTGCTTATCTTCTTTGCGCAAGGATGAAAGCTGTTGTTCCATGCGAGAAGATTTTTGAGGACATTGTTGGTCTAGACTACGAGTGA
- a CDS encoding Pyruvate dehydrogenase E1 component subunit beta, mitochondrial: MSKIAHTAKTASTLLRSSIGKNIRKASSGAGPATMTVRDALNSAMQEELDRDPDVFLMGEEVAQYNGAYKISRGLLDKFGPKRIVDTPITEMGFTGLCVGAALSGLKPICEFMTFNFAMQSIDQIINSAAKTYYMSGGKQPCNITFRGPNGAAAGVAAQHSQDYSAWYGSIPGLKVISPFSSEDCKGLLKAAIRDPNPVVFLENELLYGESFPMSEEAASPDFVLPIGKAKIELEGSDVTIVSHSRNLIFCLEAAKVVKEKYGVSAEVLNLRSIKPLDVPAIIESIKKTNHAITVEAGFPAFGVGSEICAQVMESEGFDYLDAPIERITGCEVPTPYAKELEDFAFPDTPTVVRGIEKVLSLGEFA, encoded by the coding sequence ATGTCCAAAATTGCTCATACCGCGAAGACTGCGTCGACCTTATTGAGGTCCTCCATTGGAAAAAACATTAGAAAAGCATCTTCTGGCGCTGGTCCAGCTACCATGACTGTTAGAGACGCTTTGAACAGCGCCATGCAGGAGGAACTGGACAGAGACCCAGATGTGTTTTTGATGGGTGAAGAAGTTGCTCAGTATAACGGTGCCTACAAGATTTCCAGAGGGCTCCTTGATAAGTTCGGCCCAAAAAGAATTGTGGACACTCCTATTACTGAGATGGGTTTCACCGGTTTGTGTGTTGGTGCTGCATTGTCTGGCCTTAAACCAATCTGCGAGTTCATGACTTTCAACTTTGCCATGCAATCCATTGATCAAATCATCAACTCTGCAGCCAAGACCTATTACATGTCTGGTGGTAAACAACCATGTAACATTACCTTCAGAGGTCCAAAtggtgctgctgcaggTGTTGCTGCCCAGCATTCTCAAGATTACTCCGCTTGGTACGGATCTATTCCAGGTTTGAAGGTGATTTCTCCATTCTCCTCGGAGGACTGCAAGGGTCTTCTGAAGGCGGCTATTAGAGACCCTAACCCAGTCGTCTTCTTGGAAAACGAACTGTTGTACGGTGAGTCTTTCCCAATGTCCGAGGAGGCTGCTTCTCCTGACTTCGTTCTACCAATTGGCAAGGCCAAGATTGAGCTCGAAGGTTCAGACGTTACTATCGTTTCGCATTCTAGAAACCTGATTTTCTGCCTTGAGGCGGCTAaggtggtgaaggagaaataTGGTGTTTCTGCTGAAGTTTTGAACCTCAGATCCATCAAACCATTGGACGTCCCAGCTATCATTGAATccatcaagaagaccaaTCACGCTATCACCGTTGAGGCTGGATTCCCGGCTTTCGGTGTTGGTTCAGAAATCTGTGCTCAAGTGATGGAATCCGAAGGTTTTGACTACCTAGATGCCCCAATTGAGAGAATCACAGGATGTGAAGTTCCAACCCCATATGccaaagaactggaagaTTTTGCTTTCCCAGACACTCCAACCGTTGTGAGAGGTATCGAGAAGGTTCTCTCCTTGGGTGAGTTTGCTTAG
- a CDS encoding Cell division control protein 31 encodes MSSLKSGRQMKVELLNEQKQEIREAFTLFDMNGDGYLDYHELKVALRALGFDMSKREVLNIIDEYDTDNRKLINYEDFFQYVGNKIIERDPIDEIRRAFRLFDDDETGKISLRNLRRVAKELGENLTDDELRAMIDEFDLDEDGEINEEEFINICTEN; translated from the exons ATGTCGTCTCTGAAAAGCGGAAGACAGATGAAAgttgagcttctcaatGAGCAAAAACAGGAGATCAGGGAGGCT TTTACTCTATTTGACATGAATGGTGATGGATACCTCGACTACCACGAACTGAAGGTGGCCTTGAGAGCATTAGGATTCGACATGTCCAAGAGAGAGGTTCTCAACATAATAGACGAATACGATACAGACAACCgcaagctgatcaactaCGAGGATTTCTTCCAATACGTGGGGAATAAAATCATTGAGCGCGATCCGATAGACGAGATCCGCCGCGCGTTCAGATTatttgacgacgatgagACAGGAAAAATTAGTCTTCGAAATCTCAGGCGCGTTGCCAAGGAATTGGGTGAAAATCTGACAGACGATGAACTTCGGGCGATGATTGATGAATTTGATTTGGATGAGGATGGAGAAATTAACGAGGAAGAGTTCATTAATATATGTACCGAGAACTAA